One Spinacia oleracea cultivar Varoflay chromosome 4, BTI_SOV_V1, whole genome shotgun sequence DNA segment encodes these proteins:
- the LOC110788678 gene encoding uncharacterized protein, with translation MKPHVNHKDYPKWKRADFMVVSWILSSMNHDLADDFSYIDNAGDLWCELKERFGQSNGPLIYQLKKEIENLTQQNMTIVTYYGKLKKLWDEMQNLRAFPTCTCGAMIQCSCQFLKKIVEFEEEDKMMKFLLGLNGGFDSTVTNVLSMNPLPNINRVFSITQQTEKQKELSVAAVECNAMISSAMATQAYRGGQNQSQKYTSGSGKKDWKEIKKEKMNRICNHCKGKGHTADQCFKLIGYPDWYNSIKASKGKISTGNRLAANVGYTADDTDEPLGNIDSENGRVNNEMLNATCQEVMKVMKGKQSQGTETSGAHCSFANYAVGLLDGSQLTVDTIGDTTLNNKLVLHNVLLVKGFKHNLLSVGRLIEHTGIQVLFNGTGYIFQDPANSELLGAGKRKGETCFCK, from the exons ATGAAACCTCATGTGAATCACAAAGACTATCCTAAATGGAAAAGGGCTGATTTCATGGTTGTAAGCTGGATCCTGAGCTCAATGAATCATGATTTAGCTGATGATTTTAGCTATATTGACAATGCTGGTGATCTGTGGTGTGAATTAAAGGAAAGGTTTGGTCAATCTAATGGACCTTTGATATATCAACTGAAAAAGGAAATTGAAAATCTAACTCAGCAGAATATGACTATTGTCACTTACTATGGCAAACTGAAGAAGTTGTGGGATGAAATGCAGAATTTAAGAGCATTTCCTACTTGCACATGTGGTGCTATGATACAATGTAGTTGCCAATTTCTGAAAAAGATtgttgaatttgaagaagaggATAAGATGATGAAATTTTTGCTAGGATTAAATGGAGGCTTTGATAGCACTGTGACAAATGTCCTTTCTATGAATCCATTACCAAACATTAATAGAGTGTTTTCAATCACTCAACAAACAGAAAAACAGAAGGAATTGAGTGTAGCTGCTGTAGAGTGCAATGCTATGATTAGTAGTGCTATGGCTACTCAAGCTTACAGGGGAGGACAAAATCAATCTCAGAAGTATACTAGTGGATCAGGAAAGAAAGAttggaaagaaatcaaaaaggagAAAATGAATCGGATTTGTAATCATTGCAAAGGCAAAGGTcatactgctgatcagtgtttCAAGCTCATTGGCTACCCTGACTGGTACAACTCCATCAAGGCTTCTAAAGGGAAAATTTCCACTGGAAACAGGCTTGCAGCAAATGTTGGTTACACTGCTGATGATACTGATGAACCTTTGGGTAATATTGACAGTGAGAATGGTAGGGTGAACAATGAAATGCTGAATGCCACCTGTCAAGAAGTCATGAAAGTGATGAAAGGCAAACAATCTCAAGGGACTGAAACAAGTGGAGCTCATTGTTCCTTTGCCAATTATGCAG TTGGTTTACTTGATGGATCTCAACTAACAGTAGATACCATTGGTGATACTACTTTGAACAATAAATTGGTGTTACATAATGTTCTGTTGGTCAAGGGTTTCAAACATAACCTGTTATCTGTTGGTAGACTGATTGAACACACTGGTATACAAGTTTTATTCAATGGCACTGGATATATTTTCCAGGACCCTGCTAATTCTGAGTTGCTTGGTGCTGGAAAAAGAAAGGGAGAGACCTGCTTCTGCAAGTAA